Proteins found in one Corynebacterium canis genomic segment:
- a CDS encoding sensor histidine kinase encodes MKLSMRLVLSHLLVVACGAIVTFSVVASVAPGDFDRRIGPEPPEHFGGPAVRENFSATLTNTLFLGTAIGVLLAAFLGIILARQLLRPLETVSAAAGAMARGDYGYRVDIPNEPELAILAEDINALGEALAEVEATRMRLIGEVAHEMRTPLTVIDGNVEGMIDGVLACDPERLSLISAEVRRLRRLSDDLTALSRAQEGRIRIRLDTVALEQLIDAVLARFAVQAEDANIALSRTGYFPAVSGDADRITQVLTNLIGNALRATPPGGKITLIGEASGNVARIHVRDTGIGIASEDLERIFERFYRVSDGVAHSEGSGVGLTIARQLMRGMNGELTAASEGLGKGTTFTLELPTAATS; translated from the coding sequence ATGAAACTATCGATGCGTTTGGTGCTTTCGCACCTCCTCGTGGTGGCGTGTGGCGCGATCGTGACGTTTAGCGTCGTGGCGTCCGTGGCCCCCGGCGACTTCGACCGCCGCATCGGCCCCGAGCCTCCCGAACACTTCGGCGGACCTGCGGTGCGTGAAAACTTCTCCGCCACGCTTACCAACACCCTGTTCCTAGGCACCGCGATCGGGGTGCTCCTCGCCGCGTTTTTGGGCATTATTCTCGCACGTCAATTGCTGCGCCCATTGGAAACGGTAAGCGCGGCGGCGGGGGCGATGGCGCGCGGCGACTACGGCTACCGCGTGGACATCCCTAACGAGCCGGAATTAGCAATCTTGGCCGAAGACATTAATGCCCTCGGCGAGGCGTTGGCGGAGGTTGAAGCGACGCGCATGCGGCTGATCGGCGAGGTCGCCCACGAAATGCGCACCCCCCTCACGGTCATCGACGGCAACGTCGAAGGAATGATCGATGGCGTGCTCGCCTGCGACCCCGAACGTTTGAGCCTAATCAGCGCCGAGGTGCGCAGGCTTCGCCGGCTTAGCGACGACCTCACGGCCCTTTCCCGCGCCCAAGAAGGCCGCATCCGCATTCGCCTCGACACCGTAGCGTTAGAACAGCTTATCGACGCCGTGCTCGCCCGCTTCGCTGTGCAGGCCGAAGATGCCAACATTGCCCTCTCCCGCACCGGCTATTTCCCCGCCGTATCTGGGGACGCCGATCGCATCACCCAGGTGCTCACAAACCTGATCGGAAATGCACTACGCGCCACACCTCCCGGTGGCAAGATCACCCTTATCGGTGAAGCCTCGGGAAATGTGGCGCGCATACACGTCCGCGATACCGGCATCGGCATCGCCAGCGAAGACCTAGAGCGTATTTTCGAACGTTTCTATCGGGTCAGCGACGGTGTCGCCCACTCCGAAGGATCCGGGGTGGGCCTCACCATCGCCCGCCAACTCATGCGCGGCATGAATGGCGAACTCACGGCGGCATCTGAGGGGCTAGGAAAAGGCACCACCTTTACCCTCGAATTGCCAACCGCGGCTACCTCCTAG
- the rplI gene encoding 50S ribosomal protein L9: MKLILTAAVDNLGVPGDIVEVKAGYGRNYLLPRGLAIVATRGAEKQVEGIKRAQEARAIRDLDHAREVKAQLEALEGVTIAVRSADSGKLFGSVKADDVAAAVKKAGGPTLDKRSIELPKAHVKSTGKYQVNVKLHDNIAATVNFEVVAA; this comes from the coding sequence ATGAAACTGATCCTCACCGCCGCCGTTGACAATCTCGGTGTCCCCGGCGACATCGTCGAGGTCAAGGCCGGCTATGGACGTAACTACCTGCTTCCCCGCGGCCTCGCCATTGTTGCGACCCGCGGCGCTGAAAAGCAGGTTGAGGGCATCAAGCGTGCCCAGGAAGCTCGCGCTATCCGCGACCTTGATCACGCACGCGAGGTGAAGGCACAACTCGAGGCGCTGGAAGGCGTGACCATCGCAGTTCGTTCCGCCGATAGCGGCAAACTGTTTGGTTCCGTCAAGGCGGACGATGTTGCGGCTGCAGTCAAGAAGGCTGGCGGCCCGACTTTGGACAAGCGTTCCATCGAGTTGCCGAAGGCTCACGTGAAGAGCACCGGCAAGTACCAAGTCAACGTAAAACTGCATGACAACATCGCAGCCACGGTGAACTTTGAGGTCGTCGCTGCGTAA
- a CDS encoding response regulator transcription factor, with product MDRILVVDDEPGIRDVLVAYLQQENFQVRQAGTAQEALETISEWPPELVLLDIGLPDVDGLEVLRRIRAQSSAFVILVTARTDETDILVGLGVGADDYITKPFSPREVIARVKAVLRRNRPAAATDTSLLRVDTARREVLLEGKPVQLSALDFDLLAALAESPGRVFSRAQLLESVWGYDFFGDERVVDVHIRTIRHVLGDDATSPRIIATVRGVGYKYIGGDAR from the coding sequence ATGGATCGTATTCTGGTGGTGGACGATGAACCCGGCATCCGCGACGTGCTCGTCGCCTACCTGCAGCAAGAAAACTTCCAGGTTCGGCAGGCCGGCACCGCCCAGGAGGCGCTCGAAACTATCTCCGAGTGGCCCCCCGAACTCGTGTTGTTGGATATCGGCCTCCCCGATGTTGATGGCCTCGAGGTGCTGCGGCGAATCCGAGCACAGTCCAGCGCATTTGTGATTTTGGTTACGGCTCGCACGGATGAGACCGATATCCTCGTCGGCCTTGGCGTCGGCGCGGACGATTACATCACCAAGCCGTTTAGCCCGCGCGAGGTGATCGCCCGCGTCAAGGCAGTGCTGCGCCGTAATCGCCCAGCAGCAGCCACCGATACCTCGCTGCTTCGCGTGGATACGGCCCGCCGCGAGGTATTGCTCGAAGGCAAACCCGTGCAGCTTAGCGCCCTCGATTTTGACCTCCTCGCCGCGCTCGCCGAGTCCCCCGGCCGCGTGTTCTCCCGCGCGCAGCTTTTAGAATCTGTGTGGGGATACGATTTTTTCGGCGATGAACGCGTCGTGGACGTGCATATACGGACGATCCGGCACGTGCTTGGGGACGACGCGACGTCGCCACGCATAATCGCAACTGTGCGCGGCGTCGGCTACAAGTACATTGGCGGCGATGCTCGATGA